The following proteins come from a genomic window of Neoarius graeffei isolate fNeoGra1 chromosome 26, fNeoGra1.pri, whole genome shotgun sequence:
- the smug1 gene encoding single-strand-selective monofunctional uracil-DNA glycosylase 1 → MHHGSKVLLLPESERIMLGHNELPRLDKGDTTQEEEQQVEKIVSNPDGFFPNCSPAVAAFLQAELELSACLRTLTFRDPVRYVYNPLEYAWDTHLLYAEKYCHSGQSVLFLGMNPGPFGMAQTGVPFGEVKAVRDWLKISGEVGRPSNEHPKRPIRGFLCSKSEVSGARFWSFFQDLCGEPERFFRNCFVHNLCPLMFMSESGRNVTPPEMPAEDRNVLLSHCDATLCQVVRALGVSVVIGVGKVAEQRARRGLAEAGVEVKVEGIMHPSPRNPLANKGWASVARTQLEQIGVLDLLTK, encoded by the exons GTTGGATAAAGGAGACACGACTCAGGAGGAGGAACAGCAGGTGGAGAAAATCGTCTCGAACCCAGATGGATTTTTCCCGAACTGTTCTCCAGCAGTGGCCGCTTTTCTCCAGGCTGAGCTGGAACTCAGTGCCTGTCTGCGAACTTTGACCTTTAGGGATCCGGTGCGTTATGTGTACAACCCGCTTGAGTACGCGTGGGATACACACCTTCTCTACGCTGAGAAATACTGCCACAGTGGACAGAGTGTCCTGTTCCTGGggatgaacccaggacctttcggCATGGCGCAGACCGGA GTTCCGTTCGGTGAGGTAAAGGCTGTGCGTGATTGGCTGAAGATCTCTGGCGAGGTGGGTCGTCCTTCTAATGAGCATCCCAAACGCCCAATCAGAGGCTTTCTGTGCTCTAAGAGTGAAGTGAGCGGTGCACGGTTCTGGAGTTTCTTCCAGGATCTCTGCGGAGAGCCTGAACGCTTTTTCCGTAACTGTTTTGTCCATAACCTGTGCCCCCTGATGTTCATGAGTGAGTCAGGGAGGAACGTGACGCCCCCCGAGATGCCCGCTGAGGACCGCAATGTCCTGCTGAGCCACTGTGATGCCACACTGTGCCAAGTGGTCCGAGCCCTGGGCGTTTCCGTGGTGATCGGAGTGGGTAAGGTGGCAGAGCAGCGAGCCCGGCGTGGCCTGGCTGAAGCTGGAGTGGAAGTGAAGGTGGAGGGAATCATGCACCCTTCACCCCGGAACCCGCTGGCCAACAAGGGCTGGGCTTCTGTGGCTCGAACCCAGTTAGAGCAGATCGGGGTGTTGGATTTGCTCACCAAGTGA